In the Scomber japonicus isolate fScoJap1 chromosome 18, fScoJap1.pri, whole genome shotgun sequence genome, one interval contains:
- the LOC128378449 gene encoding nucleosome-remodeling factor subunit BPTF-like isoform X2, which produces MRGKRGRPPKPLPVAEPSAATARGLRPRRNLKPRARDSGEEDVESPTRETNKPARKRKGGSVTSTRGRGRGRGGGRGGGRGGRRGGRRTAVSKTVVYDDHESDEEDDAVSLRSEEEDYIEEDPQSEEDEALKEDSDCLDDGDDVLYEEEEEEEEDGASYCTESSFRSQSTLASTPGKRKSRAPRPRTPILEEKEIPALELPETSEDLLVPNEELLNATSIYEVLRNFSTVLRLSPFRFEDFCAALVGQEQCTLIAETHISLLKAILREEDTSNTTFGPADLKDSANSTLYFIDGMTWPEVLRAYCESDREYHHVLPYQEVDEYPYGPLDSKIKVLQFLVDQFLTTNMAREELMSDGVMQYDDHCRVCHRLGDLLCCETCSAVYHLECVKPPLEEVPEDEWQCEICVAHKVPGVTDSVTEAQKNRPYIRQEPIGYDRHQRKYWFLNRRIIVEEDGEHEKKKIWYYSTKAQLEELVDCLDKVYWEMDLHATLEEMKEEVQAHMDITEDLTNKARGNNKAYLTAVNDVVLENMKIRRERQEAKRRAEEMKQEAGTGSAKTAEDTAGLAPQLDNGQQKDTEAKEDAASEAASLPPATEESSVSDPNPNLGLTNQDTATPKTESLESNKETQAAPESGESPPEAKQERTDEEMKAVSSSEDAHPNETQAQTQDQPQPSSQPEPSGGGGSSSSSSQVPGSGRLRKPEQPDLADRSSQSSFTSQDGTDEYNERVKTDKGTPAQESNNQTLRGSKESSPANSDGETSRHSLLKRDLAVNLNNLFKLGQEGKYRVYHNQYSTNVLALNKHQHREDHDKRRHLSHKFSLTPASEFKWNGSIYGSRNLTVSTLRLTIIQLETSVPGPFMHPNWASHRTNWNKAVQMCSKAREFALALAILECAIKPVVMLPVWKDSLGHTRLHRMTSMEREEKEKVKRREKKLEDEEILQQATWVKYTIPIKHQVWKQKGEEYRVTGYGGWNWVSKTHVPRFVPKLPGNTNVNYRKELEAKMKKEKAAAGTNTQKKCAENEKQTTADTADEDKEKTSVSESSQSASSEDLQTSKEEDKPAEEEQGKNTEEKKEDEKMEVDPCPETAASTDEKEKVENKSPSSPAVQPLSEEPIQKVEQLKKEETTSSKPYYDVVNVSESFQLRTAYKKKVKPSKLDGLLERRVKQFTLEEKQRLERMRQAALQLKLAGTKPPSSVKTEGSTLVKPQPAVTPCVKVEEKEEGFHVKDHVVKKLNFEQEKTEVKPDNMDVKPDTTAPNNSKQTEVNPVQGSGGDAPAHKEVNGGPLANTELNSKNNCITEAIDKEKTQKPEVARVGDNAKKRGYEEVEQVSGQNNTESTEVDQTKTSPVQVNGDTVATAPVNSVQGDIKEPLVNGNLSQNDGHPPPLKVPKLENHVAEKGDSLSADKPPSSSPSCVNSNSTDNCSGSEGMKSSTQGAATTNTTTDTSKAAVTSQATSSSVSSTTTSTSSSTPPTSLAPGAAVSQKAKPITAGDAKTSSTTTSSMTISKEYSTRDRVSLLRFSKSKKARSGTALPSYRKFVTKSSKKSIFILPNDDLKRLARRAGIREVPIFNYNAKPATDIWPYPSPRPTFGITWRYRLQTVRSLAGVSLMLRLLWACLRWDDMAVKPSAAVGTTRKETTDTDIITTEIIKRKDVGPYGIRSEYCIRKIICPLGNRDTPKETPTPQRKGLRSSALRPKKQEPAKLTGPIAVETWVPEEEMELWEIRAFAERVEREKSQGIDPSKSSNTLRTAEDVKAHLENQLKQARLAAQQKRLEQQRPSPTAPTSTATTTTTSASTPITPASTGQRMGQITSGTKMVLATKLGSPVSFQQDKNFHQSFASWVKQGQNNNSSGVVQQKVLGIFPSGPPANLRTYSTLHPTTGNINLRATNSASTTQQQAIKAGGQTQPGTTVNQASTLSTSVGTTMVRSPALAQQGQPQQALAQMGRGQPGSTAVPGSTPVQTGQRVAGPTSSPSTATSASGQSPIAPPQTNRPQQGQVKLTMAQLMQLTQGAQGGNPGLTVVIQGQGQTQGQLQIIPQGVTVIPAPGQQLMQAAMPNGQVQRFLFTPVPPSSSVSTSAPVTPQTQMSTPVQARGPAQVQTTPSVLAQAQMAAPLPTPTHVPASTQMPSLAPTPASIPVPGPAQVAAQASMQTQVSTATPSSVLPQVAAQASFSTPASVPTQPQVIRTMPAPSLNAGLGMAQPQVPAITTGSFPTQTQTAVSLPVGQVAPQSQVQTHTFNPAPVQMHVNAPAPALAPVSVKAAAQVAAMATATHSAQMSVSASFPSPVPVPTPALAPVSTPVIAVVSTQIAVPSPAKALTQIQATAPVPFHAAVANAVVTPVTATSTTPSVPALTERRASQPQVWTPASSQAQIPIQPVQQAAAPVQPPALATVPASTPASVSTHSPVIPLPQASLPSQSQAQVQHPAVVSMQQVSQIPVSAVQVHMKGLPVSSVVTTMRPTQPQLQPQLQPQAHTQLQPQAQAQICAQIQVQPHGQVQQMQHLQAQAQAQIHPQVRVQFQPQTQQPAQAQVQPLAQIRPQVQFQSQNQTLPQPHVQTPAQTQLQSRVQPQYHPQVQVPLQTQAQTQTQPQAQQQPQVQPQPQVQSQPQVQTQAQTQLQPQIQTQLHPQVQVQFQQQNQIHPQPQASQQPQVQVQTQPQLQVQSQQPTQVPQQLQVQAQPQVQAKLQVQFQPQNQTQVQGQPQLQVQSPIRHQLITVPGLQQPVQLLSALPPHVAAQIQAQIQAQAQQQGGTVPQQIKLQLPIQIQQTGGQIQAHQIQNMVTIQAPASVQEQIQRMQQLRDQQQQQQQQQQQQQQQQQQQQQQQQPKKKKTHEAKREQKEQNQQAVSPGDGIQKQAVVKQNATAEQLKQRKTLAAAEREENQRMIVCNQVMKFILDKIEKDEKQAAKKRKKEEVVEQKRSKQNATKLTALLYKHKEQLKAEILKKRALLDKELQLQVQEELRRDIARLQKEKEKARAAITQAAAATVKAASHSPHSSHSSHSSHTTHSSHSTHTVTSPSSSHKRKREEERDKDRNRDRDRHDKDKKRDRDRDRDRYRDRDKDKDRDRDRERDKERDRHRDRERDKDKDKDRDRDRDKDRDPISSKHKKKKKLSSTSKDHKKDTKLYCICKTAYDESKFYIGCDLCSNWFHGACVGITEKEAKKLEDFVCNDCKRGQEGGSNEELYCICRTPYDESQFYIGCDRCQNWYHGRCVGILQSEANHIDVYVCPQCQSTEDAMTVLTPLTDKDYEGLKRILRSLQSHKMAWPFLEPVDPHDAPDYYRVIKEPMDFSTMESRLQKRHYHKLTEFVADVTKIFDNCRYYNPNDTPFFQCAEVLEGFFVQKLKCFKASRLSDS; this is translated from the exons ATGAGAGGGAAAAGAGGCAGGCCGCCCAAACCTCTACCAGTCGCGGAGCCCTCCGCTGCGACGGCCCGGGGCTTACGACCCAGGAGGAATCTAAAGCCCAGGGCCAGGGACAGCGGGGAGGAAGATGTGGAGAGTCCCACAAGGGAAACTAACAAGCCGGCcagaaagaggaaagggggaTCCGTCACGTCAACACGGGGCAGGGGACGAGGCAGAGGCGgcggcagaggaggaggaagagggggaagaagaggaggaaggcgGACGGCTGTGTCCAAAACAGTGGTGTACGACGACCACGAGAGCGATGAGGAAGACGATGCTGTCAGTTTGAGGTCGGAGGAGGAAGATTACATTGAGGAGGACCCCCAGTCCGAAGAGGACGAGGCCCTGAAAGAGGACTCTGACTGccttgatgatggtgatgatgtgctgtacgaagaggaggaggaggaggaggaggatggtgcCAGCTACTGTACAGAGAGCAGCTTTCGGAGTCAGAGCACACTCGCCAGCACTCCGG GGAAGAGAAAATCTCGGGCCCCCAGACCCCGCACACCCATtctggaggagaaggagattCCAGCTCTTGAGCTTCCTGAGACCTCTGAGGATCTCCTGGTGCCTAATGAGGAGTTGCTCAATGCCACCTCCATCTACGAGGTGCTAAGGAACTTCAGCACGGTTCTGCGTCTCTCCCCTTTCCGCTTTGAGGACTTCTGTGCAGCGCTGGTAGGCCAGGAGCAGTGCACTTTAATAGCAGAGACACACATTTCCCTGTTGAAGGCCATCCTACGTGAGGAGGACACCTCCAACACTACCTTTGGCCCTGCTGACCTCAAGGACAGTGCAAACTCAACTCTGTACTTTATTGATGGCATGACATGGCCTGAGGTATTGCGGGCGTATTGCGAGAGTGACCGGGAGTACCACCACGTCCTGCCATACCAGGAGGTGGATGAGTACCCCTACGGTCCTCTTGACAGTAAGATCAAGGTACTACAGTTTTTGGTGGACCAGTTTCTCACTACTAACATGGCTCGTGAAGAGCTGATGTCTGACGGCGTCATGCAGTATGACGACCACTGCCGCGTGTGTCACCGCCTGGGTGACCTGCTGTGCTGTGAGACATGTTCAGCGGTCTACCACCTGGAGTGTGTGAAACCGCCACTGGAGGAGGTTCCAGAGGACGAGTGGCAGTGCGAGATTTGCGTGGCGCACAAGGTGCCAGGTGTCACAGACTCTGTGACGGAGGCGCAGAAGAACAGGCCTTACATCCGCCAGGAGCCTATTGGATATGACCGCCACCAGAGGAAATACTGGTTCTTAAACAGAAGGATTATTGT TGAGGAAGACGGGGAGCACGAGAAGAAGAAGATCTGGTACTACAGCACCAAAGCTCAGCTGGAGGAGCTCGTGGACTGCCTGGATAAGGTGTACTGGGAGATGGACCTCCACGCCACTctggaggagatgaaagagGAAGTGCAAGCTCACATGGATATCACAGAGGACCTTACCAACAAAGCCCGTGGCAACAATAAAGCCTACCTCACCGCTGTCAATG aCGTGGTCCTGGAGAATATGAAGATCAGACGGGAGAGACAGGAAGCGAAGAGGCGAGCCGAGGAGATGAAGCAGGAGGCGGGAACGGGCTCCGCTAAGACAGCGGAGGACACCGCCGGGCTTGCGCCGCAGCTCGACAACGGACAGCAAAAAGACACAGAGGCCAAGGAAGATGCTGCTTCAGAAG CAGCCTCGCTTCCCCCCGCCACGGAGGAGAGCAGCGTGTCtgatcctaaccctaacctgggCTTGACCAACCAGGACACGGCCACGCCTAAAACGGAATCCCTCGAATCAAACAAGGAAACGCAGGCTGCTCCGGAGAGCGGGGAGTCCCCTCCAGAGGCAAAGCAGGAGAGGACAG ATGAGGAAATGAAAGCAGTGTCAAGCAGTGAGGACGCGCACCCTAATGAGACGCAAGCACAAACCCAAGATCAGCCGCAGCCGTCATCTCAGCCGGAGCcgagcggcggcggcggcagcagcagcagcagcagccaggtTCCTGGAAGCGGGAGACTCAGGAAACCAGAGCAGCCCGACCTGGCCGACCGGTCATCTCAGTCGTCTTTTACCAGCCAGGACGGGACAG ATGAGTATAACGAAAGGGTTAAGACTGATAAAGGGACGCCAGCACAGGAGTCTAATAACCAAACTCTCCGAGGCAGCAAAGAG TCATCTCCCGCAAACTCTGACGGTGAGACTTCGCGTCACAGCCTCCTCAAACGGGACCTTGCGGTGAATTTGAACAACTTGTTCAAACTGGGCCAGGAGGGTAAGTACAGGGTCTACCACAACCAGTACAGCACCAACGTCCTGGCTCTCAACAAACACCAGCACCGCGAGGACCACGACAAGAGACGCCACCTCTCCCACAAGTTCAGCTTGACCCCCGCCTCGGAGTTCAAATGGAACGGCTCCATCTATGGTTCACGGAACCTCACCGTCTCCACCCTGCGTCTCACTATCATCCAGCTGGAGACCAGTGTCCCTGGTCCGTTTATGCACCCTAACTGGGCCTCGCACAG GACCAACTGGAACAAAGCAGTGCAAATGTGCAGTAAAGCCAGGGAATTTGCTCTGGCTTTGGCCATCCTGGAGTGTGCCATCAAACCAGTGGTCATGCTGCCTGTGTGGAAAGATTCTCTTGGACACACAAG GCTGCATCGCATGACATCCatggagagggaggaaaaggagaaggtgAAAAGGCGAGAGAAAAAACTGGAGGACGAGGAAATACTGCAGCAGGCTACTTGGGTCAAATACACCATCCCCATTAAACACCAG gTGTGGAAGCAGAAAGGAGAGGAGTACAGAGTTACTGGGTATGGTGGCTGGAACTGGGTCAGCAAGACCCACGTGCCACGATTTGTTCCAAAGCTACCAGGAAACACAAACGTAAACTACCGCAAAGAACTGGAGG ctaaaatgaaaaaggaaaaagcagcGGCTGGCACAAATACGCAGAAAAAGTGTGCGGAAAACGAGAAGCAGACTACTGCAGACACAGCGGACGAGGACAAAGAGAAAACGTCTGTTAGCGAGTCATCTCAGAGCGCTTCATCAGAGGATTTACAGACGTCAAAAGAGGAAGACAAAcctgcagaggaggagcagggaaagaatacagaagagaagaaagaagatgaaaaaatgGAGGTTGACCCCTGTCCAGAAACTGCTGCTTCAACTGATGAAAAAg AGAAAGTTGAAAACAAAAGCCCTTCCTCGCCTGCTGTGCAACCTTTGAGCGAAGAGCCGATCCAGAAAGTCGAGCAACTCAAGAAGGAGGAGACCACTTCTTCAAAGCCTTACTACGATGTCGTGAACGTCAGCGAGAGCTTCCAGTTGCGAACAGCTTACAAGAAGAAGGTGAAGCCGTCGAAACTGGACGGGCTCTTGGAGCGCCGGGTAAAACAGTTCACCTtggaggagaagcagagacTAGAGCGGATGAGACAGGCGGCCCTGCAGTTAAAACTGGCTGGTACGAAGCCTCCGTCCAGTGTTAAAACAGAAGGATCAACATTAGTCAAACCGCAGCCTGCCGTGACACCGTGCGTTAAagtagaggagaaggaggagggctTTCATGTTAAAGATCATGTGGTTAAAAAACTCAACTTCGAGCAGGAGAAGACGGAGGTAAAACCAGACAACATGGATGTCAAACCAGACACCACAGCACCTAATAATAGCAAGCAGACCGAGGTCAATCCTGTGCAGGGGAGCGGTGGGGATGCCCCAGCTCACAAAGAAGTAAACGGAGGACCCTTAGCAAACACTGAGCTCAACAGTAAAAACAACTGTATAACGGAGGCAATAGATAAAGAGAAAACGCAGAAGCCAGAGGTGGCTCGAGTGGGAGACAACGCTAAGAAACGTGGCTATGAGGAAGTTGAGCAGGTCAGCGGACAGAACAACACGGAGAGCACGGAGGTAGACCAAACCAAGACCAGTCCGGTGCAGGTGAATGGGGACACTGTGGCCACTGCTCCCGTAAACTCAGTCCAAGGTGATATCAAAGAGCCTCTGGTGAATGGAAACCTCTCCCAGAACGATGGTCACCCACCTCCCCTGAAAGTTCCGAAATTAGAGAACCACGTGGCAGAGAAAGGAGACTCTCTCAGCGCGGACAAGCCTCCATCTTCAAGCCCGTCTTGTGTGAATAGCAATAGTACTGACAATTGCAGTGGTAGCGAAGGCATGAAAAGTTCCACACAAGGGGCCGCCACGACTAACACCACCACAGACACTAGTAAGGCTGCTGTGACGTCTCAAGCAACAAGTAGCTCAGTCTCTTCTACTACCActtccacctcctccagcaCCCCTCCCACCTCTTTGGCACCAGGGGCAGCGGTCTCCCAAAAGGCCAAACCAATCACCGCAGGGGACGCCAAGACGAGTTCAACGACAACCAGCTCCATGACGATTAGTAAAGAGTATTCCACCAGAGACCGAGTCAGCCTTCTCAGGTTCTCCAAATCGAAGAAGGCTCGGTCGGGAACAGCCCTGCCATCCTACCGCAAGTTTGTCACAAAGAGCAGCAAGAAGAGCATCTTCATCCTGCCCAACGATGACCTGAAGAGGCTGGCGAGGAGAGCAGGCATCAGAGAGGTGCCCATCTTCAACTACAACGCCAAGCCAGCCACGGATATATGGCCCTACCCTTCACCTCGACCCACGTTTGGGATCACATGGAG GTACCGTCTCCAGACTGTGAGGTCACTGGCAGGGGTCAGCTTGATGCTGAGGCTGCTGTGGGCGTGTCTGAGGTGGGACGATATGGCTGTAAAGCCCTCTGCTGCCGTAGGGACAACACGGAAAG AaactacagacacagacatcATCACAACAGAGATTATAAAACGAAAAGACGTTGGGCCTTATGGCATCCGCTCAGAATACTGTATCAGGAAGATCATCTGTCCCCTCGGAAACAGAGACACCCCCAAAG AAACTCCCACTCCACAGAGGAAAGGCCTGCGCTCAAGCGCCTTGAGGCCCAAGAAACAAGAGCCTGCCAAACTGACTGGGCCTATCGCTGTGGAGACATGGGTTCCTGAAGAGGAAATGGAGCTGTGGGAGATCAGGGCCTTTGCAGAAAG AGTGGAGAGGGAGAAGTCACAGGGTATAGATCCCTCCAAGAGTAGCAATACTCTAAGGACGGCTGAGGATGTCAAGGCCCATTTGGAGAATCAGCTGAAACAAGCTCGATTGGCTGCCCAGCAG AAACGGCTTGAGCAGCAGAGACCAAGCCCAACCGCCCCCACTTCCACAGCtacaaccaccaccacctcagCCAGCACTCCCATTACCCCAGCGTCCACAGGCCAGAGGATGGGTCAGATCACATCCGGAACAAAGATGGTCCTGGCCACCAAACTGGGCTCTCCGGTCTCCTTCCAGCAAGACAAGAACTTCCACCAGTCGTTTGCTTCTTGGGTCAAGCAGGGTCAGAACAACAACAGCTCAG GTGTAGTTCAACAGAAAGTTCTGGGCATTTTCCCCTCTGGGCCTCCTGCTAACCTGAGGACATACAGCACACTACATCCTACGACTGGCAACATCAACCTCAGAGCCACTAACTCTGCCTCAACTACTCAGCAACAG GCCATCAAAGCAGGAGGCCAAACACAGCCTGGCACGACAGTGAACCAGGCATCTACCCTGTCTACCTCTGTGGGCACAACAATGGTCAGAAGTCCAGCGTTGGCTCAACAAG GCCAACCTCAGCAGGCTTTGGCCCAAATGGGCCGTGGCCAGCCTGGATCCACAGCTGTGCCTGGTTCTACACCTGtgcagacaggtcagagagtaGCAGGTCCCACATCATCCCCTTCCACAGCCACCTCAGCTTCTGGACAGTCTCCTATAGCTCCCCCCCAGACCAACAGACCACAGCAGGGTCAAGTCAAACTCACTATGGCACAGCTCATGCAGCTAACACAGGGCGCTCAG GGAGGTAATCCAGGTCTGACAGTGGTGATCCAGGGTCAGGGCCAGACCCAAGGCCAGTTGCAAATCATCCCACAGGGTGTGACAGTCATCCCGGCCCCCGGGCAGCAACTAATGCAGGCAGCCATGCCCAACGGTCAGGTCCAGCGCTTCCTCTTCACTCCCGTGCCCCCATCCTCATCAGTGTCAACTTCCGCCCCTGTGACCCCTCAAACCCAAATGTCAACACCTGTTCAAGCCAGAGGCCCCGCGCAAGTCCAGACGACTCCTTCAGTCTTAGCCCAGGCCCAAATGGCAGCCCCTCTACCCACTCCAACACACGTTCCAGCCTCAACACAAATGCCGAGCTTGGCCCCGACCCCGGCCTCGATCCCTGTGCCAGGCCCAGCGCAGGTCGCAGCCCAGGCCTCAATGCAAACACAAGTTTCCACCGCTACCCCTTCATCTGTTCTGCCGCAAGTTGCAGCGCAGGCCTCGTTCTCCACACCAGCTTCTGTCCCCACACAACCTCAAGTTATAAGAACCATGCCTGCCCCCTCACTTAATGCAGGCCTAGGCATGGCCCAACCCCAAGTCCCCGCCATCACCACTGGCTCGTTCCCTACACAAACCCAAACTGCAGTGTCACTACCTGTAGGACAAGTTGCACCCCAATCCCAGGTCCAGACACACACCTTCAACCCCGCCCCTGTCCAGATGCACGTCAATGCTCCCGCCCCCGCTTTAGCCCCCGTCTCAGTCAAGGCCGCTGCCCAAGTTGCTGCTATGGCGACGGCTACTCACTCGGCCCAAatgtctgtctctgcctctttcCCCTCACCCGTCCCAGTTCCGACCCCCGCCCTCGCTCCCGTCTCCACTCCCGTCATCGCTGTCGTGTCCACCCAAATCGCTGTCCCGTCCCCAGCCAAAGCTCTAACCCAAATCCAGGCCACAGCTCCCGTTCCCTTTCACGCTGCTGTGGCCAATGCTGTCGTCACACCAGTCACAGCCACCTCTACGACACCTTCAGTGCCAG CTCTGACAGAGCGGAGGGCATCTCAGCCCCAGGTATGGACTCCGGCCTCATCTCAAGCCCAGATTCCAATTCAGCCAGTACAGCAGGCGGCAGCTCCCGTGCAGCCCCCTGCCCTGGCTACTGTACCTGCCTCCACACCCGCATCGGTCTCCACACATTCACCCGTTATCCCTCTGCCTCAAGCATCTCTTCCTTCGCAGTCTCAAGCACAAGTCCAGCACCCTGCCGTCGTTTCCATGCAGCAGGTGTCTCAAATACCGGTCTCAGCAGTGCAGGTTCATATGAAGGGATTGCCAGTCTCTTCTGTTGTTACTACCATGAGACCCACCCAACCTCAGCTCCAGCCCCAGCTCCAGCCCCAAGCCCATACTCAACTTCAGCCCCAAGCTCAAGCCCAAATTTGTGCACAGATTCAGGTCCAGCCCCACGGTCAAGTCCAACAAATGCAGCATCTCCAGGCCCAAGCACAAGCCCAAATCCACCCCCAGGTCCGAGTTCAGTTTCAGCCACAAACTCAGCAACCAGCCCAAGCCCAAGTACAGCCACTCGCTCAAATTCGACCTCAGGTGCAGTTTCAGTCCCAAAACCAAACCTTGCCCCAGCCCCATGTCCAGACCCCAGCGCAGACCCAGCTCCAGTCAAGGGTACAACCTCAGTACCACCCACAGGTACAAGTTCCACTTCAAACACAGGCGCAAACCCAAACCCAGCCCCAGGCTCAGCAACAGCCTCAGGTCCAACCACAACCCCAGGTTCAGTCGCAGCCTCAGGTTCAGACTCAGGCCCAAACCCAGCTTCAGCCCCAGATCCAAACCCAACTCCATCCCCAGGTTCAGGTCCAGTTCCAGCAACAGAATCAGATTCACCCTCAACCTCAGGCCTCGCAGCAACCCCAAGTCCAAGTCCAAACCCAGCCCCAGTTACAAGTTCAGTCACAGCAGCCCACCCAGGTCCCGCAACAGCTTCAGGTCCAAGCCCAACCCCAAGTCCAAGCTAAGCTCCAAGTTCAGTTTCAGCCTCAGAACCAAACTCAAGTTCAAGGGCAGCCTCAGCTTCAGGTCCAGTCTCCAATCAGGCATCAGCTCATCACTGTTCCAGGGCTCCAACAACCAGTCCAGCTCCTCTCAGCGCTGCCACCACACGTCGCAGCCCAGATCCAAGCCCAGATCCAGGCGCAGGCACAGCAGCAGGGTGGCACAGTTCCCCAGCAGATCAAACTGCAGTTGCCCATCCAGATCCAGCAGACGGGGGGGCAAATTCAGGCCCACCAGATCCAGAACATGGTGACCATACAGGCACCGGCAAGTGTGCAGGAGCAGATCCAGAGGATGCAGCAGCTAAGagaccagcagcagcaacagcaacagcagcagcaacaacagcagcagcaacaacagcagcagcagcagcagcagcaaccaaagaagaagaagactcaTGAGGCTAAAAGGGAACAGAAAGAGCAGAATCAGCAGGCTGTTAGTCCCGGGGATGGTATCCAGAAACAG GCGGTAGTGAAGCAGAACGCTACAGCGGAACAGCTGAAACAGAGGAAGACCCTGGCTGCAGCTGAGCGAGAGGAGAACCAGAG AATGATCGTGTGCAACCAGGTGATGAAGTTCATTCTCGACAAGATTGAGAAGGACGAGAAGCAGGCAGctaagaagagaaagaaagaggaagtggtGGAGCAGAAACGATCCAAGCAGAATGCCACCAAGCTGACAGCGCTGCTTTACAAGCACAAAGAGCAGCTGAAGGCGGAGATCTTGAAGAAGAGGGCTCTGCTGGACAAGGAGCTGCAGCTGCAAGTGCAG GAGGAGCTGAGGCGAGACATAGCCAGGctacagaaagaaaaggagaaagccCGAGCTGCGATCACCCAGGCTGCCGCAGCGACCGTCAAGGCGGCCTCCCACTCCCCACACTCTTCCCACTCCTCCCACTCTTCTCACACTACTCATTCCTCTCACAGCACCCACACAGTGACCTCACCCTCCTCATCCCATAAACGCAAGAGGGAAGAGGagcgagacaaagacagaaaccGAGACAGGGACAGGCACGACAAGGACAAGAAACGggacagggacagagacagggacagaTATCGAGACAGAGATAAAGACAAAGATCGGGAtcgagacagggagagagacaaagagcgGGATAGACACCGGGACAGGGAGCGAGACAAGGACAAGGACAAGGACAGAGATAGGGACAGAGACAAGGACAGAGATCCCATCTCATcaaaacacaagaagaagaagaagctctcCTCTACCTCAAAGGATCACAAGAAGGACACAAAATTGTACTGTATCTGCAAAACAGCCTACGACGAGTCAAA GTTTTACATAGGGTGTGACCTGTGCTCCAACTGGTTCCATGGTGCCTGTGTTGGCATCACAGAGAAGGAGGCTAAGAAGTTAGAGGACTTTGTGTGCAATGATTGTAAACGTGgccaggagggaggaagcaacgAGGAGCTATACTGTATCTGCCGGACACCATATGACGAATCACA GTTTTACATCGGCTGCGACCGCTGCCAGAACTGGTACCACGGCCGCTGCGTTGGCATCCTGCAGAGTGAGGCCAATCACATCGACGTGTACGTGTGCCCGCAGTGTCAGTCGACAGAAGACGCCATGACAGTCCTCACGCCACTGACCGACAAAGACTACGAGGGGTTGAAAAGAATATTACGCTCGTTACAG